One window of Terriglobales bacterium genomic DNA carries:
- a CDS encoding L-serine ammonia-lyase, iron-sulfur-dependent, subunit alpha, with amino-acid sequence YLLTAGAIGILYKENASISGAEVGCQGEVGVACSIAAGGLVAALGGTNRQVEYAAEIGMEHNLGMTCDPIGGLVQIPCIERNAMGSVKAINAARMSMSETGEHKVSLDQVIETMYRTGQDMQSRYKETSLGGLALNIIEC; translated from the coding sequence TATCTGCTCACCGCCGGAGCCATCGGCATTCTGTACAAAGAAAATGCTTCCATTTCGGGCGCGGAAGTTGGCTGCCAGGGTGAGGTCGGTGTCGCATGCTCCATAGCCGCAGGCGGCCTGGTTGCCGCCCTCGGCGGGACAAATCGTCAGGTGGAGTACGCTGCCGAGATCGGAATGGAGCACAACCTCGGGATGACCTGCGACCCCATCGGAGGACTCGTGCAGATCCCCTGCATCGAACGCAATGCCATGGGATCTGTGAAGGCCATCAATGCCGCGCGCATGTCCATGAGCGAAACCGGCGAGCACAAGGTTTCATTGGATCAAGTGATCGAAACCATGTACCGCACGGGGCAGGACATGCAATCGAGGTACAAAGAGACGTCCTTAGGTGGCCTGGCTCTTAATATTATCGAGTGCTGA
- a CDS encoding DUF488 domain-containing protein, whose protein sequence is MATIYTIGHSTRELPELVSALKAHGIKTLVDIRAFPMSRRLPHFNRDSLEKALPESEIRYIWMPALGGRRKKQRKDSPNTGLRNDSFRNYADYMLTAEFQSGIEELVQLAESGPTAIMCAERVYFRCHRMLVSDYLKAHGHEILHIDNEKPARPHKLTDEARLVDGKLIYAEAKLF, encoded by the coding sequence GTGGCTACCATCTATACCATTGGGCATTCAACCAGAGAATTGCCCGAGCTTGTATCAGCGCTGAAAGCGCATGGAATAAAAACACTGGTCGACATCCGCGCTTTTCCCATGTCGCGCCGGTTGCCGCATTTCAATCGCGACTCACTGGAGAAAGCACTTCCCGAATCAGAAATCCGTTATATCTGGATGCCCGCGTTGGGCGGCAGGCGGAAGAAACAAAGAAAGGATTCCCCAAACACCGGATTGCGAAATGATTCATTTCGCAACTATGCGGACTACATGCTTACCGCAGAGTTCCAGAGCGGAATCGAGGAGCTAGTGCAACTCGCAGAAAGTGGTCCCACCGCAATCATGTGCGCCGAACGCGTGTACTTTCGTTGTCATCGCATGCTCGTCTCCGACTATCTCAAAGCGCATGGTCACGAAATTCTGCACATCGATAACGAGAAGCCGGCGCGTCCGCATAAGTTGACCGACGAAGCGCGATTGGTCGATGGAAAGTTAATCTATGCCGAGGCGAAGCTGTTTTGA
- a CDS encoding GatB/YqeY domain-containing protein produces the protein MTIPERITQDITAAMKAREEHRLSTLRMVKAALKNKEIYKRAALDDQEAMAVLNTLIKQRKDSIEQFTKGGRKELADKEAAEIGIIEGYLPKAAGQEEIASVVRATISEMGSPTMKDMGTVMKNAMSKFAAQGTRVDGKLVSETVKKLLSGA, from the coding sequence TTGACGATTCCGGAACGCATTACGCAGGACATCACTGCGGCAATGAAAGCGCGCGAAGAACACCGGCTTAGTACACTTCGGATGGTAAAAGCGGCGCTCAAAAACAAAGAAATCTATAAACGCGCGGCATTGGACGATCAGGAAGCCATGGCTGTCCTGAATACGCTCATCAAGCAGCGCAAGGATTCGATCGAGCAGTTCACCAAGGGCGGACGGAAGGAATTGGCCGATAAGGAAGCCGCCGAGATCGGCATTATCGAAGGCTATTTACCCAAAGCTGCCGGACAAGAGGAGATCGCGTCTGTTGTGCGGGCAACAATTTCCGAAATGGGCTCGCCGACGATGAAAGACATGGGCACGGTGATGAAGAATGCCATGTCGAAATTCGCAGCTCAAGGCACTCGCGTGGACGGCAAACTTGTAAGTGAAACCGTAAAGAAGTTGCTCAGCGGCGCCTAA
- a CDS encoding M15 family metallopeptidase produces MKSPRWLLALALLTSCGTVLHAAKIDPQEISNGIFHLKPQHPIEELRAVALRATPPPEAGPFRNPDLVELVKLDPTIKLDIRYATKDNFLSTPMYSQARAFLQRPAAEALARANQKLHAEGYGVVIHDAYRPWYVTKMFWDATPDDKKIFVADPATGSKHNRGCAVDLSIYDLKTGHEVSMPSVYDEMTQRAFADYPGGTPQERQHRAILRRAMESEGFLVYPNEWWHFDYKDWKQYPIMNVRFEDLGGGASSAHATRAQRTVQ; encoded by the coding sequence TCTCGCATTGGCTTTGCTGACCTCCTGCGGAACTGTGCTCCACGCAGCGAAGATTGACCCGCAGGAGATCAGCAACGGAATTTTCCACCTCAAACCTCAGCACCCCATCGAGGAACTGCGCGCGGTAGCTCTGCGCGCTACGCCTCCTCCAGAAGCGGGACCGTTCAGGAATCCCGACCTTGTGGAGCTGGTGAAGCTTGATCCTACGATCAAGCTCGATATCCGTTACGCGACCAAAGACAACTTCCTGAGCACGCCAATGTATTCGCAGGCGCGCGCGTTTCTGCAGCGCCCGGCAGCCGAGGCACTGGCGCGAGCCAACCAGAAGCTGCACGCGGAAGGTTATGGAGTCGTAATTCACGACGCCTATCGTCCGTGGTATGTGACCAAGATGTTCTGGGACGCGACGCCGGACGACAAGAAGATCTTCGTCGCCGATCCCGCGACCGGCTCAAAACACAATCGCGGCTGTGCCGTCGATCTGAGCATCTACGATCTGAAGACTGGGCATGAAGTCTCGATGCCTAGCGTCTACGACGAGATGACGCAGCGCGCCTTTGCCGACTACCCCGGCGGCACACCGCAAGAGCGCCAGCATCGAGCGATTCTGCGCCGCGCCATGGAGTCCGAAGGCTTCCTCGTCTACCCCAACGAGTGGTGGCACTTCGACTATAAGGACTGGAAGCAGTATCCGATCATGAATGTGCGCTTCGAAGATCTGGGCGGCGGGGCCTCTTCCGCGCACGCCACTAGAGCGCAGAGAACCGTGCAGTAG